The following proteins come from a genomic window of Sinorhizobium fredii NGR234:
- a CDS encoding carbohydrate ABC transporter permease — translation MTDLTVADPRAALAHPSHINSDLRAQRVRSAWVFLAPTLLVLALVAGWPLVRTIYFSFTDASLTNLAGAEFVGFQNYLSWITLKSGRTIYKGLLADPAWWNAVWNTLKFTVISVSIETALGLVVALVLNAHFPGRGLVRAAILIPWAIPTIVSAKMWAWMLNDQFGILNEIFVGLGLISQKIAWTASPDTAMVAVLIVDVWKTTPFMALLILAGLQMVPVDIYEAAKIDGIHPLRVFWRVTLPLIRPALMVAVIFRMLDALRIFDLIYVLTPNNAQTKTMSVLARENLFDFDKFAYGAAASTMLFLIIASITVLYMWFGRVNFEGGER, via the coding sequence ATGACCGATCTCACCGTCGCCGATCCACGCGCCGCGCTTGCGCATCCGAGCCATATCAATTCGGACCTCAGGGCCCAGCGCGTCCGCTCCGCCTGGGTGTTCCTGGCGCCGACCCTCCTGGTGCTGGCGCTCGTCGCCGGCTGGCCGCTCGTCCGGACCATCTACTTCAGCTTCACCGATGCGTCGCTGACGAACCTTGCCGGCGCCGAATTCGTCGGCTTCCAGAACTATCTTTCCTGGATCACGCTGAAGAGCGGCCGGACCATCTACAAGGGCCTGCTCGCCGATCCCGCCTGGTGGAACGCCGTCTGGAACACGCTGAAATTCACCGTGATTTCCGTCAGCATCGAGACGGCGCTGGGCCTCGTCGTCGCCCTGGTGCTGAACGCCCACTTTCCCGGCCGCGGCCTGGTGCGGGCGGCAATCCTCATTCCCTGGGCGATCCCGACGATCGTCTCGGCCAAGATGTGGGCCTGGATGCTCAACGACCAGTTCGGCATCCTGAACGAGATATTCGTCGGGCTCGGGCTGATCAGCCAGAAGATCGCCTGGACCGCAAGTCCCGACACCGCGATGGTCGCCGTGCTCATCGTCGATGTCTGGAAGACGACGCCGTTCATGGCGCTCCTGATCCTCGCCGGCCTGCAGATGGTGCCGGTCGACATCTACGAGGCGGCGAAGATCGACGGGATCCATCCGCTCCGGGTGTTCTGGCGGGTGACCTTGCCGCTCATCCGGCCGGCGCTGATGGTCGCGGTGATCTTCCGGATGCTCGACGCGCTGCGCATCTTCGACCTCATCTACGTGCTGACGCCGAACAACGCGCAGACCAAGACGATGTCGGTGCTGGCCCGCGAGAACCTCTTCGATTTCGACAAGTTCGCCTACGGCGCCGCCGCCTCGACGATGCTGTTCCTGATCATCGCCTCGATCACCGTCCTCTACATGTGGTTCGGTCGCGTCAATTTCGAAGGAGGGGAACGATGA
- a CDS encoding Gfo/Idh/MocA family protein, with amino-acid sequence MRLLILGTGGMANSHANAFARIDGVEMVGAVDVDPARARAFAEQHGIEHIFTSLEEAIAWGEFDAATNVTPDKAHHPTTLALIAAGKHVLCEKPLAENYEKAAEMAAAAERAGLVAMVNLTYRNVAPLQKARELVLSGAIGEVRHLEASYLQSWLVSKAWGDWASESKWLWRLSTRHGSNGVLGDVGIHILDFAGYGAGISVERVFARLKAFDKAPGNRIGEYDLDANDSFAMTVEFDSGAMGVIHASRWATGHLNELRLRLHGDKGALEVIHTPDGSSLRGCLGPDVEKAIWREIDAGTVPTNYERFVAAVQAGQLVEPTFRHAADLQKVLDLAIETERERRELGVADMEWVQDGRLAVGG; translated from the coding sequence ATGCGTCTGCTGATACTCGGAACCGGCGGCATGGCAAACAGTCATGCGAACGCCTTCGCCAGAATAGACGGCGTCGAAATGGTCGGCGCCGTCGATGTCGACCCGGCCCGCGCCAGGGCCTTTGCCGAACAGCACGGTATCGAGCACATCTTCACCTCATTGGAGGAGGCGATCGCCTGGGGTGAGTTCGATGCCGCGACCAACGTCACGCCCGACAAGGCGCACCACCCGACGACGCTGGCGCTCATTGCCGCGGGCAAGCACGTGCTCTGCGAGAAGCCCCTGGCGGAGAATTATGAGAAGGCCGCGGAGATGGCCGCGGCGGCCGAGCGCGCCGGGCTCGTCGCCATGGTCAACCTCACCTACCGCAACGTGGCGCCGCTGCAGAAGGCCCGCGAACTGGTGCTGTCAGGTGCGATCGGCGAGGTCCGGCACCTGGAGGCCTCCTATCTGCAGAGCTGGCTGGTGTCGAAGGCCTGGGGCGACTGGGCAAGCGAATCCAAATGGCTGTGGCGGCTGTCGACCAGGCACGGCTCGAACGGCGTGCTCGGCGATGTCGGCATCCACATTCTCGATTTTGCCGGCTACGGGGCCGGCATTTCGGTCGAGCGGGTGTTCGCGCGGCTGAAGGCCTTCGACAAGGCACCCGGTAACCGGATCGGCGAATACGACCTCGATGCCAATGACAGTTTCGCGATGACCGTGGAATTCGACAGCGGCGCCATGGGCGTCATTCATGCGAGCCGCTGGGCGACCGGGCATCTCAACGAGCTGCGGCTGAGGCTGCATGGCGACAAGGGTGCCTTGGAAGTGATCCATACGCCGGATGGCTCGAGCCTTCGGGGCTGCCTCGGGCCCGATGTCGAAAAGGCGATCTGGCGGGAGATCGATGCGGGGACGGTGCCGACCAACTACGAGCGTTTCGTCGCCGCGGTTCAGGCCGGGCAGTTGGTCGAGCCCACCTTCCGCCATGCCGCCGACTTGCAGAAGGTCCTCGATCTGGCGATCGAGACCGAGCGCGAACGGCGGGAACTCGGCGTCGCCGACATGGAGTGGGTCCAGGACGGCCGGCTCGCCGTCGGCGGGTGA
- a CDS encoding ABC transporter ATP-binding protein: MAELQLRDIRKSFGAYDVIKGVSMEIRAGEFMVFVGPSGCGKSTLLRLIAGLEEITSGTLAFDGEVVNHLVPSKRGIAMVFQSYALYPHMTVFENMAFGMQLAGKDKEQCRKRVEAAAEMLQLTPYLGRLPRQLSGGQRQRVAIGRAIVRDPKVFLFDEPLSNLDAALRVATRIEIAKLHRSMHKTTMIYVTHDQVEAMTLADRICVLRDGRVEQIGTPLELYESPNSVFVAGFIGSPKMNFLSGPFAALYEAATIGIRAEHLEIAEDGQWAGTVVHSEMLGSDSYIYLDIGAGEPVIVRENGTSRHQPGEALRISPEAGQIHRFDAAGRSIGRHILRGAA; encoded by the coding sequence ATGGCAGAGCTGCAATTGCGCGACATCCGCAAGTCCTTCGGCGCCTATGACGTCATCAAGGGCGTCAGCATGGAGATCAGGGCGGGCGAGTTCATGGTTTTCGTCGGCCCGTCCGGCTGCGGGAAATCGACACTGCTGAGACTGATCGCCGGTCTCGAGGAAATCACCTCCGGCACGCTCGCCTTCGACGGTGAGGTCGTCAATCATCTGGTGCCGTCGAAGCGCGGCATCGCGATGGTGTTCCAGTCCTATGCGCTCTATCCGCACATGACGGTGTTCGAGAACATGGCCTTCGGGATGCAGCTTGCCGGCAAGGACAAGGAGCAGTGCCGAAAGCGGGTCGAGGCGGCGGCGGAGATGCTGCAGCTCACCCCCTATCTCGGGCGCCTGCCGCGCCAGCTCTCCGGCGGTCAGCGGCAGCGCGTCGCCATCGGCCGCGCGATCGTGCGCGACCCGAAGGTCTTCCTGTTCGACGAGCCGCTTTCCAACCTCGATGCGGCGCTGCGGGTTGCGACCCGCATCGAGATCGCCAAGCTTCATCGCAGCATGCACAAGACGACGATGATCTATGTCACCCATGATCAGGTCGAGGCGATGACGCTTGCCGACCGGATCTGCGTGCTTCGCGACGGACGCGTCGAACAGATCGGCACGCCGCTCGAGCTCTACGAAAGCCCGAACTCGGTCTTCGTCGCCGGCTTCATCGGCTCGCCGAAGATGAATTTCCTCTCGGGCCCCTTTGCGGCGCTCTACGAGGCCGCGACGATCGGCATCCGGGCCGAGCACCTGGAGATCGCCGAGGACGGGCAATGGGCCGGAACGGTCGTCCACTCCGAGATGCTCGGTTCCGACAGCTACATCTATCTCGACATCGGCGCCGGCGAGCCGGTGATCGTCCGGGAGAACGGCACGTCGCGGCATCAGCCCGGCGAGGCGCTGCGGATCTCGCCGGAGGCCGGCCAGATCCACCGCTTCGATGCGGCGGGACGGTCGATCGGGCGACACATCCTGCGGGGTGCCGCCTAG
- a CDS encoding carbohydrate ABC transporter permease yields the protein MTATLAKRTAFYLLVATIILVAVFPFYYAILTSLKSGTALFRVDYWPSELSLANYISVVSAGSFLRNLGNSLLVATLVVAISLLFAVTAAYALGRVRFRGRSLLLLTILSVSMFPQIAVLAGLFELIRGVGIFNTPLALIFSYMIFTLPFTVWVLTTFMRDLPVEIEEAAIVDGASPWVIITRVFMPLMWPALVTTGLLAFIAAWNEFLFALTFTSSDVQRTVPVAIALLSGSSNFEIPWGNIMAASVIVTVPLVVLVLIFQRRIISGLTAGGVKG from the coding sequence ATGACCGCCACGCTCGCAAAGCGCACCGCTTTCTACCTGCTCGTCGCAACGATCATTCTGGTTGCGGTCTTTCCCTTCTATTACGCGATCCTGACGAGCCTCAAATCCGGCACGGCGCTGTTCCGCGTCGACTATTGGCCGAGCGAACTGTCGCTCGCCAATTACATAAGCGTCGTCTCGGCGGGCAGCTTTCTCCGGAACCTCGGCAACTCGCTGCTCGTGGCGACCCTGGTCGTCGCCATCTCGCTGCTGTTCGCGGTCACGGCGGCCTATGCGCTCGGCCGGGTGCGGTTCCGCGGCCGGTCGCTGCTGCTCTTGACCATCCTGTCGGTGTCGATGTTTCCGCAGATCGCCGTTCTCGCCGGTCTCTTCGAGCTCATTCGCGGGGTCGGCATCTTCAACACGCCGCTGGCGCTGATCTTTTCCTACATGATCTTCACGTTGCCGTTCACCGTCTGGGTGCTGACCACCTTCATGCGCGACCTGCCGGTGGAGATCGAGGAGGCGGCGATCGTCGACGGTGCCTCGCCCTGGGTGATCATCACGCGGGTGTTCATGCCGCTGATGTGGCCGGCCTTGGTCACCACCGGGCTGCTCGCCTTCATCGCCGCCTGGAACGAGTTCCTGTTCGCGCTGACCTTCACCTCGTCGGACGTGCAGCGCACCGTGCCGGTGGCGATCGCGCTGCTTTCGGGCAGCAGCAACTTCGAAATCCCCTGGGGCAACATCATGGCCGCCTCGGTGATCGTCACGGTACCGCTGGTGGTGCTGGTGCTGATCTTCCAGCGGCGGATCATTTCCGGCCTGACGGCCGGCGGCGTCAAAGGCTAG
- a CDS encoding ThuA domain-containing protein gives MSINTIVWGENIHEQTNAVVREIYPDGMHNTIAAALNTDAAIKATTATLQEPEHGLSEDRLASADVLLWWGHKDHGAVDDAIVERVAKRVWEGMGLIVLHSGHFSKIFKRLMGTPCALKWREAGERERLWVVNPRHPIAEGLSDNFVLEYEEMYGEQFSVPEPLETVFISWFAGGEVFRSGLTWRRGAGSIFYFRPGHETYPTYHDETVQHVLRNSVKWAYNPQGSYKAIHEAPNVPVEKALEPIVERGPKLHRAGEAGYR, from the coding sequence TTGTCTATCAACACCATCGTGTGGGGTGAGAACATCCACGAGCAGACGAATGCCGTCGTCAGGGAAATCTATCCGGACGGCATGCACAACACCATCGCCGCGGCGCTGAACACCGATGCGGCGATCAAGGCGACGACGGCGACGCTGCAGGAGCCGGAACATGGGCTGAGCGAAGATCGCCTGGCTTCGGCCGACGTGCTTCTGTGGTGGGGCCACAAGGACCATGGCGCCGTCGACGACGCGATCGTCGAGCGGGTCGCCAAGCGCGTCTGGGAGGGAATGGGGCTGATCGTCCTGCATTCCGGCCACTTCTCCAAAATCTTCAAGCGGCTGATGGGCACACCCTGCGCGCTCAAATGGCGCGAGGCGGGCGAGCGCGAGCGCCTCTGGGTGGTCAACCCGCGCCATCCGATCGCCGAAGGGCTCAGCGACAATTTCGTGCTCGAATATGAAGAGATGTATGGCGAGCAATTCTCCGTGCCGGAGCCGCTGGAAACGGTGTTCATTTCCTGGTTCGCCGGCGGCGAAGTGTTTCGCTCGGGGCTGACCTGGCGGCGCGGCGCCGGCAGTATCTTTTATTTCCGCCCCGGCCACGAGACCTACCCGACCTATCACGATGAAACGGTGCAGCACGTGCTGCGCAATTCGGTAAAATGGGCCTACAACCCTCAAGGCTCCTACAAGGCGATCCACGAGGCGCCGAACGTGCCGGTGGAAAAGGCGCTGGAGCCGATCGTCGAGCGCGGCCCGAAACTGCACCGCGCCGGAGAGGCTGGTTACAGATGA